One genomic segment of Impatiens glandulifera chromosome 6, dImpGla2.1, whole genome shotgun sequence includes these proteins:
- the LOC124941362 gene encoding toMV susceptible protein tm-1(GCR26), giving the protein MEQQQKKKVLQVFCIGTADTKLDELQFLSESVRSNLTAFTNPSSSFEVELTIVDVSTGPKEIGTSANFKLVSRRDVLRYYFEFHNIAPIELPDDRGKAISIMSQAVEQFLQKAHKGCSLAGVIGLGGSGGTSLLSSAFRSLPIGMPKIIVSTVASGQTEPYVGTSDLIMMPSVVDICGINSVSRVVLSNAGASFAGMVIGRLNNLRSLSNGDGRLTVGLTMFGVTTPCVNSVKERLNSEGYETLIFHATGVGGRAMEDLVAGGFIQGVLDITTTEVADHIVGGIMACDSSRFNVIIEKKIPLVLSVGALDMVNFGPESSIPSHFKQRKIYKHNEQVSLMRTTAEENKKFASFIASKINCSSSKICVCLPEKGVSALDAEGKPFSDPEATGTLINELQNLIQTNEDRQVKLLPYHINDPEFSCALVDSFLEICKTSQCSRPEPEICKPNQGFHEDYVPIKKFTEYGAISYSLSDFPDAKPETLQRTRMILQQLKDEIQQGKPIIGAGAGTGISAKFEEVGGVDLIVLYNSGRFRMAGRGSLAGLLPFADANAVVLEMANEVLPVVKRVPVLAGVCGTDPFRRMEYFLKQLESIGFSGVQNFPTVGLFDGNFRQNLEETGMGYGLEVEMIGKAREMGLLTTPYAFNQDESIEMAKAGADIIVAHMGLTTSGSIGAKTALSLEGSVDCVQAIADAAHSINPAVIVLCHGGPISGPKEAEFVLKRTKGVHGFYGASSLERLPVEHAITSTVQQYKSIPMK; this is encoded by the exons ATGGAACAACAGCAGAAGAAGAAAGTTCTCCAAGTGTTCTGCATTGGAACAGCTGATACCAAGCTTGATGAGTTACAGTTCCTATCGGAGTCTGTTCGATCTAATCTCACCGCCTTTACCAATCCATCGTCTTCCTTCGAG GTAGAATTGACGATTGTTGATGTTTCAACGGGTCCCAAGGAAATTGGAACCTCTGCCAATTTCAAACTTGTATCAAGGAGGGATGTGTTACGTTACTATTTTGAATTTCATAATATTGCGCCTATTGAGCTACCCGATGACAGAGGAAAAGCTATATCTATAATGAGTCAGGCAGTAGAGCAGTTCTTGCAGAAAGCCCACAAGGGTTGTTCTCTTGCTGGAGTTATTGGTCTGGGTGGAAGTGGAGGCACCTCTCTTTTATCATCTGCCTTCAGATCCCTTCCAATAGGAATGCCCAAGATCATTGTGTCAACAGTTGCGAGTGGTCAAACTGAACCATATGTAGGAACGTCAGATTTGATAATGATGCCATCTGTGGTTGATATTTGTGGTATTAATAGTGTTAGCAGAGTTGTTTTGTCCAATGCTGGAGCCTCTTTTGCTGGAATGGTTATTGGAAGGCTCAACAATTTGAGAAGCCTTTCTAACGGGGATGGCAGGCTTACAGTTGGTTTAACCATGTTTGGGGTGACAACTCCTTGTGTAAATTCTGTTAAAGAGAGATTGAATAGTGAAGGCTATGAAACACTGATTTTTCATGCTACGGGAGTGGGGGGTAGAGCTATGGAGGATCTTGTTGCTGGCGGATTTATACAG GGTGTCTTGGACATCACCACAACAGAAGTGGCAGATCACATAGTTGGTGGAATCATGGCTTGTGACAGTTCACGCTTTAATGTCATCATAGAAAAGAAGATTCCTCTAGTCCTGAGTGTAGGAGCATTGGATATGGTGAATTTTGGTCCGGAAAGTTCAATTCCTTCTCAttttaaacaaagaaaaatttataaacacAATGAGCAG GTATCTTTGATGCGAACTACAGCTGAAGAAAACAAGAAATTTGCTAGCTTCATAGcttcaaaaatcaattgttcATCGTCAAAAATATGTGTTTGCTTACCAGAAAAAGGAGTATCTGCTCTCGATGCTGAGGGAAAGCCATTTTCTGATCCTGAAGCTACTGGTACTCTAATTAACGAATTACAGAATCTTATCCAGACAAATGAAGATCGACAG GTAAAGCTGCTTCCCTATCATATAAATGATCCTGAGTTTTCCTGTGCACTGGTTGACTCATTTCTGGAGATATGTAAGACTTCCCAATGTTCTAGACCTGAACCTGAGATTTGTAAACCCAACCAGGGGTTTCATGAGGATTATGTTCCCATTAAAAAGTTTACAGAATATGGTGCAATTTCTTATAGCTTGAGCGACTTTCCTGATGCAAAACCAG AAACGTTGCAAAGAACAAGGATGATATTGCAACAACTGAAAGATGAAATACAGCAGGGGAAGCCCATCAttggtgcaggtgcaggaaCAGGAATATCTGCCAAGTTTGAGGAAGTTGGGGGTGTGGATCTGATAGTGCTGTACAACTCAGGGAGGTTCAGGATGGCTGGAAGAGGTTCCTTGGCAGGCTTATTACCTTTTGCAGATGCAAACGCAGTGGTCCTTGAGATGGCCAATGAGGTGCTTCCG GTGGTAAAGAGAGTACCTGTGCTCGCAGGAGTATGTGGAACTGACCCTTTCCGACGAATGGAGTACTTCCTAAAACAGTTGGAGTCAATTGGATTTTCAGGAGTGCAAAACTTTCCGACTGTAGGACTCTTTGATGGAAACTTCAGACAGAATCTTGAAGAGACAGGGATGGGATACGG CCTGGAGGTTGAGATGATTGGAAAAGCTCGTGAAATGGGCCTATTAACAACTCCATACGCTTTCAATCAAGATGAATCCATTGAAATGGCTAAAGCTGGTGCTGATATCATAGTGGCACACATGGGTCTTACAACATCAGGGTCTATTGGTGCTAAAACGGCTCTCTCTTTAGAGGGAAGTGTAGATTGTGTTCAGGCCATTGCTGATGCTGCCCATAGCATCAATCCGGCTGTCATTGTTCTGTGTCATGGAG
- the LOC124942337 gene encoding probable mitochondrial saccharopine dehydrogenase-like oxidoreductase At5g39410: MDTSIYDIVILGASGFTGKYVIREALKFLNSPNSPLKTLAIAGRSPSKLSQALAWAASPNQPPTIPILSADVSDVASLRRIASQARIILDCVGPFRLYGEPVVAACVEAGCDYLDISGEPEFMEKMETLYHDKAAEKGSLVVSACGFDSVPAELGFLFNSRQWVSPAAPNRVEAYLSLESSKRIVGNFGTYESAVLGVANADKLQALRRSRPRKPRPAIPGPLPSKGSIIEHAKKLGLWGLKLPSADSIVVRRTLTTLLENPHGLQGIAESNEQIKNREAFWSTVKPAHFGVKLGTKYLLGVFPFIIFGIFLGLFAKFSLGRKLLLAYPSVFSLGGFKKEGPSEEQVASASFKMWFVGHGFSNSNVFPQQSAKPDMEIVTRVMGPEIGYLTTPIILVQCALVVLSQRDALPKGGVYTPGIVFGPTDLQKRLQENGISFDTISKGPLLG, from the exons ATGGACACTTCCATCTATGATATAGTAATTCTTGGAGCATCAGGATTTACAGGCAAATATGTAATCAGAGAAGCACTCAAATTCCTCAACTCCCCCAATTCCCCTCTCAAAACTCTAGCCATAGCCGGCCGCAGTCCGTCCAAGCTATCCCAAGCTCTTGCATGGGCCGCCAGCCCCAATCAACCGCCGACCATCCCCATTCTCTCCGCAGATGTCTCCGACGTTGCCTCCCTTCGACGAATTGCTTCCCAGGCCAGGATCATCCTTGATTGCGTCGGCCCTTTTCGCCTTTACGGCGAACCCGTTGTAGCTGCCTGCGTCGAAGCCGGTTGTGATTACCTTGATATATCTGGAGAACCGGAGTTTATGGAGAAGATGGAGACTTTATATCACGATAAAGCGGCGGAAAAGGGATCTTTGGTGGTTTCGGCATGTGGGTTCGATTCGGTTCCTGCGGAATTGGGATTTTTATTCAATTCGAGGCAGTGGGTTTCGCCAGCGGCGCCCAATCGGGTGGAGGCGTATCTGAGTCTGGAGTCTAGTAAGAGGATTGTTGGTAACTTTGGTACCTATGAATCGGCTGTTCTTGGAGTGGCTAACGCTGATAAACTGCAAGCGTTGAGGCGATCACGGCCAAGAAAACCTAGGCCCGCT ATTCCTGGCCCCCTCCCTTCCAAAGGATCGATAATTGAACACGCAAAGAAGTTGGGCCTTTGGGGTCTTAAGCTACCGTCAGCAGATTCTATCGTAGTTCGAAGGACATTAACAACCCTTCTTGAAAATCCACATGGTCTTCAAGGGATTGCCGAGAGTAATGAGCAGATTAAAAACAGAGAAGCATTCTGGTCAACTGTAAAACCAGCTCACTTTGGTGTGAAGTTAGGTACCAAGTACTTGTTAGGTGTATTTCCTTTTATAATCTTTGGGATTTTCTTGGGCCTCTTTGCAAAGTTTTCACTAGGAAGGAAGCTTCTTTTGGCATATCCTTCTGTTTTCAGTCTAGGGGGGTTTAAGAAAGAAGGTCCTAGTGAAGAACAAGTGGCTAGTGCTTCCTTCAAAATGTGGTTCGTTGGGCATGGTTTTAGCAATAGCAATGTCTTTCCACAGCAAAGTGCAAAACCCGATATGGAAATAGTAACTAGAGTAATGGGTCCAGAAATTGGTTATTTAACTACTCCGATAATTCTGGTTCAATGTGCTCTTGTTGTATTAAGCCAACGCGATGCTTTGCCTAAGGGAGGTGTTTATACTCCTGGGATTGTGTTTGGGCCAACTGATCTTCAGAAAAGGCTTCAAGAAAATGGGATATCTTTTGATACTATCTCAAAGGGTCCATTGCTTGGCTGA